One part of the Stigmatopora argus isolate UIUO_Sarg chromosome 8, RoL_Sarg_1.0, whole genome shotgun sequence genome encodes these proteins:
- the LOC144078745 gene encoding protein-glutamine gamma-glutamyltransferase K-like has protein sequence MSVIGRFPSVTFAAGEEDPEGAPEGAPEEAHAERKDNACRRWLRHMGRCCEAQTDDDITDTLALAEDEDEDEGKEEEEPWRTSVPGDNELGELPLNVKSIDLMKSKSGAERLAHRTQFYQCDDFIIRRGQTFHLWLTLSRAFRPDTDKLHLELKTGPLPTVSKGTHVIIPLVEQLQDNRWQAAPVERDGSRMKLSVNSPAGAAIGRYRLQVETEFPGGRAVSKHDPANDVYVLFNPWCEDDAVFMDAEEERHEYILNDVGRIYYGTKDQIAVRTWDYGQFDNEILSACLFILEKSGTPPSGWGDPINVVRIVSGMINSRDDQGVLEGNWSGNYAQGTCPTVWTGSMEILTEYHKNNGTPVKYGQCWIFAGIVTTVLRCLGIPSRTVTNFSSAHDTDVSLTTDVYLDEDLQPLAHLNADSIWNFHVWNDCWMARHDLPLGMGGWQAVDATPQETSQGTFRCGPASVAAIRNGHVFLKHDAQFVFAEVNSDKIYWQRNPDGTFSKIHSEKKVVGHMISTKTVGSDERNDITHLYKHREGTEGERIAVETACRYGSKADAYSAPEMEDVAIAVAMDGDGPQMGRDAQLVVTLRNGSAQHRHAILHSQVSVMYYTGVHKATVRTDHTDVDLLPNQIKVLDWTLEYKDYKDQLVDQSALMLTLSGRVKETQQVLATQFSFRLRTPDLFLKPIGKAVVGEKMAVEISFTNPLAQVLKSVIFHVEGLGLATPRQINYGDIKSRASVSMTEHLVPTQAGPRKLLASLHCRQLTQVHGVMDVLVHQKNYGTL, from the exons ATGTCAGTCATTGGTCGATTTCCAAGCGTGACTTTTGCCGCGGGCGAGGAAGACCCCGAGGGGGCTCCGGAGGGGGCTCCGGAGGAGGCCCATGCGGAGCGCAAGGACAACGCGTGCCGGCGATGGCTGCGCCACATGGGCCGGTGCTGCGAGGCCCAGACGGACGATGACATCACGGATACGCTTGCCCTGgctgaggatgaggatgaggatgagggcaaagaggaggaggaacccTGGAGAACGTCTGTTCCTGGCGATAATGAGCTTGGCG AGCTGCCCCTTAACGTCAAATCAATCGACCTGATGAAGAGCAAATCGGGAGCCGAGCGACTGGCTCACCGCACGCAATTCTATCAATGCGACGATTTCATCATCCGGAGAGGACAAACATTCCACTTGTGGCTTACGCTGTCGCGAGCGTTCCGGCCCGACACCGACAAACTTCACCTTGAACTCAAAACAG GGCCGCTGCCAACGGTGTCAAAGGGAACGCACGTCATTATCCCCCTGGTGGAGCAGCTGCAGGACAACCGCTGGCAGGCCGCCCCCGTGGAGCGGGATGGCTCAAGGATGAAGCTGTCCGTCAACTCCCCGGCCGGCGCCGCCATCGGTCGCTATCGCCTTCAGGTGGAAACCGAGTTCCCGGGCGGCCGAGCTGTTTCCAAGCACGACCCGGCTAATGACGTCTATGTCTTGTTCAACCCTTGGTGTgaag ATGACGCCGTGTTCATGGACGCTGAAGAGGAGCGACATGAATACATCCTCAACGATGTGGGGCGCATTTATTACGGCACCAAAGACCAAATTGCAGTTCGCACGTGGGACTACGGACAG TTTGACAACGAAATACTGTCCGCGTGCCTTTTCATCCTGGAAAAGAGCGGAACTCCTCCATCTGGGTGGGGGGATCCAATTAATGTGGTGCGAATTGTGTCAGGAATG ATCAACTCTCGCGATGACCAGGGTGTGTTGGAGGGCAACTGGTCAGGCAATTATGCCCAAGGAACTTGTCCGACCGTCTGGACTGGAAGTATGGAAATACTGACGGAATACCACAAAAACAACGGCACCCCCGTCAAGTACGGCCAGTGCTGGATCTTTGCAGGGATCGTCACCACGG TGTTGCGGTGTTTAGGCATCCCCAGCCGAACGGTGACCAACTTCAGCTCGGCTCACGACACCGACGTCTCCTTGACAACAGACGTGTACCTGGACGAGGACCTGCAGCCCCTGGCTCATTTGAATGCGGACTCCATCTG GAACTTCCACGTGTGGAACGACTGCTGGATGGCTCGTCACGATCTCCCTCTGGGGATGGGAGGGTGGCAAGCGGTGGACGCCACGCCACAGGAGACCAGTCAGGGAACCTTCCGCTGCGGTCCCGCCTCGGTGGCTGCCATTCGCAACGGCCATGTGTTCCTCAAGCACGATGCCCAGTTTGTGTTTGCTGAG GTGAACAGCGATAAAATCTACTGGCAGAGGAATCCAGACGGGACCTTCTCCAAAATACACAGCGAGAAGAAAGTCGTGGGCCACATGATCAGCACCAAGACTGTCGGTTCGGACGAGCGGAACGACATCACGCACCTTTACAAGCACCGGGAAG GAACAGAGGGGGAGCGCATAGCCGTGGAAACGGCGTGCCGCTACGGTTCCAAGGCGGATGCGTACTCCGCCCCCGAGATGGAGGACGTGGCCATCGCGGTGGCCATGGACGGCGACGGGCCCCAAATGGGGCGCGACGCCCAGCTGGTGGTCACGCTACGGAACGGCAGCGCCCAACACCGCCACGCTATCCTACATAGCCAGGTGTCTGTTATGTACTACACCGGCGTACACAAGGCGACCGTCAGGACGGACCACACCGACGTGGATCTGCTGCCCAATCAGA TAAAGGTTTTGGACTGGACTCTTGAATACAAAGACTACAAGGACCAACTGGTGGACCAGTCTGCCCTCATGCTAACGCTATCAGGACGGGTCAAAGAGACGCAGCAGGTTCTTGCCACCCAGTTTAGTTTCCGACTCAGGACTCCGGACCTGTTTTTAAag ccCATCGGGAAAGCTGTTGTCGGGGAGAAAATGGCAGTAGAAATTTCCTTCACAAACCCTCTAGCTCAGGTGCTGAAGTCCGTCATATTCCACGTGGAGGGACTGGGCCTCGCCACTCCTCGACAGATTAATTACGG AGATATTAAGAGCCGAGCCAGCGTCTCCATGACGGAGCATTTGGTCCCCACGCAAGCCGGGCCCAGGAAATTGCTGGCGTCTTTGCACTGCCGGCAGCTGACGCAAGTTCACGGCGTGATGGACGTGCTCGTGCACCAAAAGAACTACGGTACGCTGTAA